The following proteins are encoded in a genomic region of Triticum urartu cultivar G1812 unplaced genomic scaffold, Tu2.1 TuUngrouped_contig_4851, whole genome shotgun sequence:
- the LOC125528410 gene encoding uncharacterized protein LOC125528410 has translation MLLAVEGGGFFSSSASGYSHGLALLLLGRRTEEQPVRASPWNHYRLVDREAGHGGPLPPTKDDVPGKCASFTCFGCTPARLEGASPPKLSSSNTRQQLSSSTIRKGTANGSSINGSGRKGCLKSNSKRDSSDRGSIVSDSEEQPRESLEEVQTLKTGMERRKVHWTDTCGKELFEIREFETSDEGLSDDEGENDGYKKCECVIQ, from the exons ATGCTACTGGCTGTGGAGGGAGGAGGTTTTTTCTCATCATCCGCATCAGGATACAGCCATGGCCTTGCACTTTTGTTGCTCGGCCGGAGAACTGAGGAGCAGCCTGTAAGGGCATCGCCCTGGAATCACTATCGACTAGTCGATCGGGAGGCTGGGCATGGGGGGCCACTGCCTCCAACAAAAGACGATGTTCCTGGTAAATGTGCTTCCTTCACCTGCTTTGGCTGCACACCTGCTAGGCTTGAGGGCGCATCTCCTCCGAAATTGAGCTCAAGTAACACGCGGCAGCAATTATCCAGTTCCACAATCAGGAAAGGAACAGCCAATGGTTCCTCCATAAACGGAAGCGGGAGAAAAGGCTGTCTTAAGAGTAATTCGAAAAGGGACTCGTCTGACCGCGGTTCTATTGTTAGTGACAGCGAGGAACAACCACGGGAGTCTCTGGAGGAGGTGCAAACCTTGAAAACTGGTATGGAGCGGAGGAAAGTTCACTGGACTGACACGTGTGGGAAAGAACTTTTTGAGATCAGAGAATTTGAAACAAG CGACGAGGGTTTGTCGGACGACGAGGGGGAGAATGATGGCTACAAGAAATGCGAGTGCGTGATCCAGTAG